The Miscanthus floridulus cultivar M001 chromosome 17, ASM1932011v1, whole genome shotgun sequence genome has a window encoding:
- the LOC136518925 gene encoding polyadenylate-binding protein 8-like, whose protein sequence is MAAQGQAAAGSASESGGSQAASAAAAAAAATFPVTSLYVGDLHESVQDAQLFDVFSQVGGVVSVHVCRDINSRKSLGYAYVNYNNPGDAARALELLNFTPINGKPIRIMYSNRDPSSRKYIY, encoded by the exons ATGGCGGCGCAAGGGCAGGCGGCGGCTGGATCCGCGTCCGAGTCCGGCGGCTCACAGGCTGCCTCAgctgcggcggccgcggcggcggccacgtTCCCGGTGACTTCGCTCTACGTGGGTGACCTGCACGAGAGCGTGCAGGACGCGCAGCTCTTCGACGTCTTCAGCCAGGTCGGCGGCGTGGTCTCCGTGCACGTCTGTAGAGACATAAACTCCCGCAAGTCACTCGGGTACGCCTACGTCAACTACAACAATCCCGGCGACG CTGCACGGGCACTTGAACTGCTTAACTTCACTCCTATCAATGGAAAGCCTATCAGGATCATGTATTCTAACCGTGACCCCAGTTCCCGCAAATATATTTATTAA